Proteins encoded within one genomic window of Mycolicibacterium monacense:
- a CDS encoding Pr6Pr family membrane protein, whose product MRAAILAEVTATDVSRAAPLLRTALRLSIIVAVVAAVVLVELTSRSGVLWRLVTFTYQANLLAAGFYATTLLSPRADTRSALRGAVVLYVVIAGLVWNLFLTDYSMGYTPANFLLHVVVPVLALAEWGLATAGRSDLRWWHPWAWLAYPGCYVVIALAVLNQAGRRAPYYFLDPGSVGTFAVGVNIGLLGAIFLALGYVLMAFGRTRRRVDPARG is encoded by the coding sequence GTGCGCGCGGCTATCCTCGCGGAGGTGACCGCGACCGACGTCTCCCGGGCGGCGCCGCTGCTGCGGACCGCGCTTCGGCTGTCGATCATCGTGGCCGTGGTGGCGGCCGTGGTCCTGGTCGAACTGACCTCGCGGTCGGGGGTGCTGTGGCGTCTGGTCACCTTCACCTATCAGGCCAACCTGCTGGCGGCGGGGTTCTATGCGACGACGCTGCTCTCACCGCGCGCCGACACCCGGTCGGCGCTGCGGGGGGCCGTCGTCCTGTACGTCGTGATCGCGGGCCTGGTGTGGAATCTGTTCCTGACCGACTACAGCATGGGCTACACCCCGGCGAACTTCCTGCTCCATGTCGTCGTGCCGGTGCTGGCGCTGGCCGAGTGGGGGTTGGCCACCGCAGGCCGGTCGGATCTGCGGTGGTGGCATCCGTGGGCGTGGCTGGCGTACCCGGGCTGTTACGTGGTGATCGCGTTGGCCGTCCTGAACCAGGCCGGCCGGCGCGCGCCGTACTACTTCCTCGATCCCGGCAGCGTCGGCACGTTCGCCGTCGGGGTCAACATCGGTCTGCTCGGAGCGATCTTCCTGGCGCTGGGATACGTCCTGATGGCGTTCGGACGCACCCGGCGGCGCGTGGACCCGGCGCGGGGGTGA
- a CDS encoding lipoprotein LpqH produces MNNRIVVVLGAVSVVTLSACSPPEPAVGTRTAQVSVNGQETAKIPVECSQAGWTWLISDFGEETPGFSASVSTGENVAAHSVEIRDLEGFTGAYWEGTVGDGKATIDKSVITITGTAKGSFADNPTGAAEAKYEITTTC; encoded by the coding sequence GTGAACAACCGAATCGTCGTGGTGCTGGGTGCGGTCAGCGTCGTCACGCTCTCCGCATGCAGCCCGCCGGAGCCGGCAGTGGGCACCCGCACAGCGCAGGTGTCGGTCAACGGTCAGGAGACGGCCAAGATCCCGGTGGAGTGCAGCCAGGCCGGCTGGACGTGGCTCATCTCCGACTTCGGCGAAGAGACGCCCGGCTTCTCGGCCTCCGTCTCCACCGGCGAGAACGTCGCCGCACACTCCGTCGAGATCCGGGACCTCGAGGGGTTCACCGGTGCGTACTGGGAGGGCACGGTGGGCGACGGCAAGGCGACCATCGACAAGTCCGTCATCACGATCACCGGCACGGCCAAGGGGTCCTTCGCCGACAACCCCACCGGGGCCGCCGAGGCGAAGTACGAGATCACCACGACCTGCTAA
- a CDS encoding acyl-CoA thioesterase, translating into MPVVPRYAEIDQQGVVFNGHYLTWFDEACTAFFDHIGVAYPDLIATGLDFQVVHSEIDYAASVRWRDDVRVAVHCERVGSTSFTLGFAVSRQDAGGGKQTAVTGRNVYVVVSTSDWAKRAIPDWLRSALTAG; encoded by the coding sequence ATGCCGGTCGTGCCGCGCTACGCCGAGATCGACCAGCAGGGCGTGGTTTTCAACGGTCATTACCTCACCTGGTTCGACGAGGCCTGCACGGCGTTCTTCGACCACATCGGGGTCGCGTATCCCGATCTGATCGCCACCGGCCTGGATTTCCAGGTCGTCCACAGTGAGATCGACTACGCCGCATCGGTCCGCTGGCGCGACGACGTGCGGGTGGCGGTGCACTGTGAGCGCGTCGGCTCGACGAGCTTCACCCTCGGCTTCGCGGTGTCGCGCCAGGACGCGGGTGGCGGCAAGCAGACCGCGGTGACGGGCCGCAACGTCTACGTGGTGGTGTCGACGTCCGACTGGGCCAAGCGGGCGATCCCGGACTGGCTGCGGAGCGCGCTGACCGCCGGCTGA
- a CDS encoding cytochrome P450, with product MSSDRLRPNLPPGFDFTDPDIYAERLPVEELAEMRRVAPVWWNEQPIGAGGFDDGGFWVVTKHKDVKEVSRRSDVFSSLEKTALPRYRDGTVGEQIERGKYVLLNQDAPHHTHLRQIVSRAFTPRAVERLRAELDARAQQIARTAREQGSGDFVEQVSCELPLQAIAGLMGVPQEDRKKLFDWSNQMVGDQDPEFAGNDAIGASVELIMYGMQMAADRVANPGDDLVTKLVQADVEGHKLSDDEFGFFVILLAVAGNETTRNSITQGMMAFTDFPDQWELFKRERPATAADEIVRWATPVTSFQRTALCDTELSGVTIKKGQRVVMFYRSANFDEDVFTDPYSFGILRDPNPHVGFGGTGAHYCIGANLARMTIDLMFNAIADHMPDLTPVGKPERLRSGWLNGIKHWQVDYTGSAAKPPAAQ from the coding sequence ATGAGCAGCGATCGACTCCGCCCCAACCTGCCGCCCGGGTTCGACTTCACCGATCCGGACATCTACGCCGAGCGCCTACCCGTCGAAGAGTTGGCCGAGATGCGCAGGGTGGCCCCGGTCTGGTGGAACGAACAGCCCATCGGGGCGGGCGGCTTCGACGACGGCGGCTTCTGGGTCGTCACCAAGCACAAGGACGTCAAGGAGGTGTCCCGGCGCAGCGACGTCTTCTCCAGCCTCGAGAAAACGGCGCTGCCGCGGTACCGGGACGGCACGGTCGGCGAACAGATCGAGCGGGGTAAATACGTCCTGCTCAACCAGGACGCCCCCCACCACACCCACCTGCGCCAGATCGTGTCCCGGGCGTTCACCCCGCGGGCGGTCGAGCGGTTGCGCGCCGAACTCGACGCCCGCGCACAGCAGATCGCGCGCACGGCACGGGAGCAGGGTTCGGGGGACTTCGTCGAACAGGTGTCGTGCGAGTTGCCGTTGCAGGCGATCGCCGGGCTCATGGGTGTGCCGCAGGAGGATCGCAAGAAGCTCTTCGACTGGTCGAATCAGATGGTCGGCGACCAGGACCCGGAGTTCGCGGGCAACGACGCGATCGGCGCCTCGGTGGAACTCATCATGTATGGAATGCAGATGGCCGCCGACCGGGTCGCCAACCCCGGCGACGACCTCGTCACCAAACTGGTCCAGGCCGACGTCGAGGGACACAAACTCTCCGACGACGAGTTCGGGTTCTTCGTCATCCTGCTCGCGGTCGCCGGCAACGAGACGACACGCAACTCGATCACCCAGGGGATGATGGCGTTCACCGACTTCCCCGACCAGTGGGAGTTGTTCAAGCGGGAGCGGCCCGCCACAGCCGCCGACGAGATCGTGCGCTGGGCAACGCCTGTCACGTCCTTCCAGCGCACCGCGCTGTGCGACACCGAACTGTCCGGTGTGACGATCAAGAAGGGTCAGCGCGTGGTGATGTTCTACCGCTCGGCCAATTTCGACGAGGACGTCTTCACCGATCCGTACTCCTTCGGCATCCTGCGCGACCCCAACCCGCACGTCGGCTTCGGCGGCACGGGCGCCCACTACTGCATCGGCGCCAACCTGGCGCGGATGACGATCGACCTGATGTTCAACGCCATTGCCGATCACATGCCCGACCTCACCCCGGTCGGCAAACCGGAGCGGTTGCGGTCGGGTTGGCTCAACGGCATCAAACACTGGCAGGTCGACTACACCGGCTCTGCCGCGAAACCTCCTGCCGCACAGTAG
- a CDS encoding helix-turn-helix domain-containing protein: protein MTATHTAATFGDVLRTWRQRRRLSQLDLAIEADVSARHLSLETGRSTPSRAMVLRLAEVLDVPLRERNHLLMSAGLAPVYPERGLDHPEMAAVRDGVQKVLSAYDPYPCVAVDRHWNILSANAAAAVLLDGVAPSLLARPNALRVALHPEGLAPRIKNLGQWRHHLIDRLRREVAASRSGELTALLAELETYPGPSADSPDPSAVAVPLELCTDSGDLLTFISTVTTFGTALDLTAAELSIEAFLPADQATAAALVCRSASQGSPQ, encoded by the coding sequence GTGACCGCCACCCACACCGCCGCGACATTCGGTGACGTGTTGCGGACCTGGCGGCAGCGCCGCCGGCTCAGCCAACTGGATCTGGCGATCGAGGCAGACGTGTCGGCCCGTCACCTGAGCTTGGAGACGGGTCGCTCGACACCGAGCCGGGCCATGGTGCTGCGGCTGGCCGAGGTGCTCGACGTCCCGTTGCGCGAACGCAATCACCTGCTGATGTCGGCCGGCCTGGCGCCGGTCTATCCCGAACGCGGCCTCGATCACCCGGAGATGGCCGCTGTGCGCGACGGGGTGCAGAAGGTGTTGTCGGCCTACGATCCCTACCCGTGTGTGGCGGTGGACCGGCACTGGAACATCCTGAGCGCCAACGCTGCAGCCGCGGTGCTGCTCGACGGTGTGGCGCCGTCGTTGCTGGCGCGGCCCAACGCGCTGCGGGTGGCGCTGCACCCCGAGGGGCTGGCGCCGCGGATCAAGAACCTGGGCCAGTGGCGCCACCATCTCATCGACCGGCTCCGCCGCGAAGTCGCGGCGAGTCGATCCGGTGAGCTCACCGCTCTGCTGGCCGAACTCGAGACGTATCCCGGGCCGTCGGCGGATTCGCCCGACCCCTCGGCGGTGGCCGTGCCACTCGAATTGTGCACCGACAGCGGCGATTTGCTGACGTTCATCAGCACCGTGACGACGTTCGGCACCGCGCTCGACCTCACCGCGGCCGAACTGAGCATCGAGGCGTTCCTGCCCGCCGACCAGGCGACCGCAGCGGCGCTGGTTTGCCGGTCAGCATCGCAGGGAAGTCCGCAGTGA
- a CDS encoding FadR/GntR family transcriptional regulator: MALQPVNRRSVPEDVFDQIVTEVLSGQMQPGQTLPSERRLAEVLGVSRPAIREALKRLAGAGLIEVRQGDATTVRDFRRTAGLDLLPRLLMRGGELDLTVVRSILETRLHNGPKVAELAAERGGPSLAGRLDETVDALLTETDPVAAQQLALTFWDHVVDGADSIAFRLMYNTLRATYEPALPALAAMMAEEVGRPDAYRAVTAAIVARDPAGAADAARRLLEPATTALLDALGELEAR, encoded by the coding sequence ATGGCGCTACAACCTGTCAACCGCCGCTCGGTACCCGAGGACGTCTTCGACCAGATCGTCACCGAGGTGCTCAGCGGGCAGATGCAGCCCGGGCAGACGCTGCCGAGTGAACGGCGGTTGGCCGAGGTGCTCGGGGTGTCGCGGCCGGCGATCCGCGAAGCGCTCAAACGCCTTGCCGGCGCCGGCCTGATCGAGGTGCGCCAGGGCGATGCGACCACCGTGCGCGACTTCCGGCGCACAGCCGGCCTCGACCTCCTCCCCCGGCTGCTCATGCGCGGCGGCGAACTCGATCTGACCGTGGTCCGCAGCATTCTCGAGACCCGGTTGCACAACGGTCCGAAGGTCGCCGAACTGGCTGCCGAACGCGGCGGTCCCAGCCTCGCGGGGCGGCTGGACGAAACCGTGGACGCACTCCTGACCGAGACCGATCCCGTTGCCGCGCAACAACTTGCGCTCACCTTCTGGGACCACGTCGTGGACGGGGCCGACTCGATCGCGTTCCGCCTGATGTACAACACGCTGCGAGCCACCTACGAACCGGCCCTGCCTGCGCTGGCCGCCATGATGGCCGAAGAGGTCGGTCGACCCGACGCCTACCGCGCCGTCACGGCCGCCATCGTGGCGCGTGATCCGGCGGGGGCCGCCGATGCCGCCAGGCGTCTGCTCGAACCCGCCACCACCGCACTGCTCGACGCACTCGGCGAACTGGAGGCCCGATGA
- a CDS encoding molybdopterin-dependent oxidoreductase, which yields MTTTPLKGNWQPTACILCECNCGIVVEVEGRSLARIRGDKDHPASQGYTCNKALRLDHYQNNRGRLTSPMRRRPDGSYEEIDWDTAISEIAAGFRRIADTHGGDKIFYYGGGGQGNHLGGAYSGAFLKALGSYYRSNALAQEKTGEHWVDAHLYGGHTRGEFEHAEVSVFVGKNPWMSQSFPRARVVLNEIAKDPSRSMIVIDPVITDTAKMADFHMRVRPGTDAWCLAAMAAVLVQEDLCDETFLAAHVNGADAVREVLREVPVAEFARRCGVSEDLLRAAVRRIAAAESVSVFEDLGIQQSPNSTVCSYLNKLLWILTGNFAKRGAQHLHSTFAPLFRAGGVGRTPVTGAPVIGGLVPSNVVPQEILTDHPDRFRAMVVESSNPAHSLADSAACREAFSALELLVVVDVAMTETARLAHYVLPAATQFEKAEATFFNLEFPHNTFHLRHRLFEPLEGTLPEPEIWARLTRALGVVDDAELAPLRAAARDGLAAYSAAFLTALGANPGLNNVLPYVLYETLGPALPEGLAGAAALWGLAQKTAMAYPEAVRRAGHADGNALFEAILNHRSGVTFTVHEYPDDFDLITHDDRRIALEMPDMLGEVRALTAEREALTSAEFPIVLSAGERRAYTANDILRDPGWRKRDTDGALRISVEDAAALNLRTGDRARITTAAGSAEAGVEVSEAMLPGHASLPNGFGLDYLDADGTTRVPGVAPNSLTSSDWRDAYAGTPWHKHVPARIENVSSAVGG from the coding sequence GTGACGACCACACCGCTGAAGGGCAACTGGCAGCCGACCGCGTGCATCCTGTGCGAGTGCAACTGCGGCATCGTCGTGGAGGTCGAAGGCCGCTCACTGGCCCGCATTCGCGGCGACAAGGACCATCCGGCGTCGCAGGGCTACACCTGCAACAAGGCGCTGCGCCTCGACCACTACCAGAACAACCGCGGCCGGCTGACCTCACCGATGCGCCGCCGCCCCGACGGCAGCTACGAAGAAATCGACTGGGACACCGCGATCTCCGAGATCGCCGCGGGATTCCGGCGCATCGCCGACACCCACGGCGGGGACAAGATCTTCTACTACGGCGGTGGTGGGCAGGGCAATCACCTCGGCGGTGCGTACAGCGGCGCGTTTCTCAAGGCGCTCGGCTCGTACTACCGATCCAACGCGCTGGCACAGGAGAAGACCGGTGAGCACTGGGTGGACGCGCACCTCTACGGCGGGCACACCCGCGGCGAGTTCGAACACGCCGAGGTGTCGGTGTTCGTCGGGAAGAACCCGTGGATGTCGCAGAGTTTCCCGCGAGCCCGCGTCGTGCTCAACGAGATCGCCAAGGACCCGAGCCGGTCGATGATCGTCATCGACCCGGTCATCACCGACACCGCCAAGATGGCCGACTTCCACATGCGGGTCCGTCCGGGCACCGATGCGTGGTGTCTGGCGGCGATGGCCGCGGTGCTCGTGCAGGAGGACCTGTGCGACGAGACGTTCCTGGCGGCCCATGTCAACGGCGCCGACGCCGTGCGCGAGGTGTTGCGCGAGGTGCCGGTGGCCGAATTCGCGCGGCGCTGTGGCGTCTCCGAAGACCTGCTGCGGGCCGCGGTGCGCCGTATCGCGGCCGCCGAGAGCGTCTCGGTGTTCGAGGACCTCGGAATTCAGCAGTCCCCCAACAGCACCGTGTGCTCGTATCTGAACAAGTTGCTGTGGATCCTCACCGGCAACTTCGCCAAACGCGGTGCCCAGCATCTACATTCGACGTTCGCGCCGCTGTTCCGCGCCGGTGGTGTCGGCCGCACACCCGTGACGGGCGCCCCGGTGATCGGCGGGCTGGTGCCGAGCAACGTGGTGCCCCAGGAGATCCTGACCGACCACCCGGACCGGTTCCGGGCCATGGTCGTCGAGAGCAGCAATCCGGCCCACTCCCTCGCCGATTCGGCCGCGTGTCGCGAGGCGTTCTCGGCGCTCGAGCTCCTGGTGGTCGTCGACGTCGCGATGACCGAGACCGCGCGGCTGGCCCACTACGTGCTGCCCGCCGCGACGCAGTTCGAGAAGGCCGAGGCGACCTTTTTCAATCTCGAGTTCCCGCACAACACGTTCCACCTGCGGCACCGGCTGTTCGAGCCGCTCGAGGGCACGCTGCCCGAACCCGAGATCTGGGCCCGGCTGACCCGTGCGCTCGGAGTGGTCGACGACGCCGAACTCGCACCGCTGCGCGCGGCCGCACGCGACGGGCTGGCCGCCTACAGCGCGGCGTTCCTCACCGCCCTGGGTGCCAACCCCGGTTTGAACAACGTGCTGCCGTACGTGCTGTACGAGACGCTCGGCCCGGCGCTGCCGGAAGGCCTGGCCGGGGCGGCGGCGTTGTGGGGGCTGGCGCAGAAGACCGCGATGGCCTATCCCGAGGCGGTGCGACGGGCCGGCCATGCCGACGGCAACGCGCTGTTCGAGGCGATCCTGAACCATCGCTCGGGAGTCACCTTCACCGTCCACGAGTATCCGGACGATTTCGACCTGATCACCCACGACGACCGCCGGATCGCTCTGGAGATGCCGGACATGCTCGGTGAGGTCAGGGCCCTCACCGCCGAGCGTGAGGCACTCACATCGGCCGAGTTCCCGATCGTGCTCTCTGCCGGTGAGCGCCGGGCGTACACGGCCAACGACATCCTGCGGGATCCGGGATGGCGCAAACGCGACACCGATGGCGCCCTGCGGATCAGTGTCGAAGACGCCGCCGCCCTGAACCTGCGGACCGGTGACCGGGCGCGGATCACCACCGCGGCCGGAAGCGCCGAGGCCGGCGTGGAGGTCAGCGAGGCGATGCTGCCGGGCCACGCCTCGCTGCCCAACGGCTTCGGGCTGGACTACCTCGACGCCGACGGCACCACCCGGGTCCCCGGTGTGGCCCCGAACTCGCTCACGTCCAGTGACTGGCGTGACGCCTACGCGGGGACCCCGTGGCACAAGCACGTACCGGCGCGCATCGAGAACGTGAGCTCCGCCGTCGGCGGCTGA
- a CDS encoding L,D-transpeptidase: protein MFTRSVLVIAGSVAIAMTGSVATGSAAISTPPAVTSIAPGTGDVVGVAMPLTVRFAAPVDNRFAAQRSLRITSPNTPDGEFTWLSDSVMQWTPTGFWPAHSPISVGAGDFMTEFRTGASVVSVADIDAYTFTVSIDDEVVREMPASMGKAKFPTPQGTFRVLGKESVVVMDSRTIGIPLDDPEGYKLTVYDAVRITWGGVYVHGAPWSTGSQGYANVSHGCINLSPDNADWYFNTVGMGDPVIVQA, encoded by the coding sequence ATGTTCACGCGATCGGTGCTGGTGATCGCCGGTTCCGTCGCGATCGCGATGACCGGTTCCGTCGCGACGGGTTCCGCGGCGATCAGCACGCCGCCCGCCGTCACGTCGATCGCACCCGGGACGGGCGACGTCGTCGGGGTGGCGATGCCGCTGACCGTGCGGTTCGCCGCGCCGGTCGACAACCGGTTCGCCGCGCAGCGGTCGTTGCGGATCACCTCACCGAACACGCCCGACGGCGAGTTCACCTGGCTCAGCGATTCGGTGATGCAGTGGACGCCGACGGGTTTCTGGCCTGCGCATTCACCGATCTCGGTGGGTGCGGGTGACTTCATGACGGAGTTCCGCACCGGCGCGTCCGTCGTCAGCGTCGCCGATATCGACGCGTACACCTTCACCGTCAGCATCGACGACGAGGTGGTGCGGGAGATGCCGGCGTCCATGGGCAAGGCCAAGTTCCCGACACCGCAGGGTACGTTCCGCGTCCTGGGCAAGGAATCCGTCGTCGTGATGGATTCGCGGACCATCGGCATCCCGCTCGACGACCCCGAGGGCTACAAACTCACCGTGTACGACGCGGTCCGCATCACCTGGGGCGGGGTCTACGTCCACGGGGCTCCGTGGTCCACCGGCTCGCAGGGCTACGCCAACGTCAGCCACGGCTGCATCAACCTCAGCCCGGACAACGCCGACTGGTATTTCAACACGGTCGGCATGGGCGATCCGGTCATCGTCCAGGCGTAG
- the speB gene encoding agmatinase has product MGHAHDREPQRDLPPGMAEQLDLPHSGMATFGHRPFLTETAQLDSWRPDVAIVGAPFDVGTTNRPGARFGPRAIRATAYEPGTYHMDLGLEIFDWLEVVDFGDAYCPHGQTEVSHANIRERVAAVASRGIVPVVLGGDHSITWPAATAVADVHGYGNVGIVHFDAHADTADTIEGNLASHGTPMRRLIESGAVPGTHFVQVGLRGYWPPQDTFEWMLEQGMTWHTMQEIWERGFQEVMRDAVAEALAKADKLYVSVDIDVLDPAHAPGTGTPEPGGITSADLLRMVRRLCYEHDVAGVDVVEVAPAYDHAELTVNAAHRVVFEALAGMAARRRDAAGAQPGPPAR; this is encoded by the coding sequence ATGGGCCATGCGCACGACCGCGAGCCGCAACGGGATCTCCCGCCGGGAATGGCCGAGCAACTCGACCTGCCCCATTCGGGGATGGCCACTTTCGGTCATCGGCCGTTCCTGACCGAGACCGCCCAACTGGACTCGTGGCGGCCCGACGTCGCGATCGTCGGTGCGCCGTTCGACGTGGGGACCACCAACCGCCCGGGCGCGCGGTTCGGGCCGCGCGCCATCCGGGCGACGGCGTACGAACCCGGCACGTACCACATGGATCTGGGGCTGGAGATCTTCGACTGGCTGGAGGTGGTCGACTTCGGCGACGCCTACTGTCCGCACGGTCAGACCGAGGTGTCGCACGCCAACATCCGCGAGCGGGTGGCCGCGGTCGCGTCGCGCGGCATCGTGCCGGTCGTCCTCGGTGGTGACCACTCGATCACGTGGCCGGCAGCCACCGCGGTCGCCGATGTGCACGGCTACGGCAACGTCGGCATCGTGCATTTCGACGCCCACGCAGACACCGCCGACACCATCGAGGGCAACCTGGCCAGTCACGGCACGCCGATGCGGCGGCTCATCGAATCGGGTGCGGTCCCCGGAACCCACTTCGTACAGGTCGGGCTGCGCGGCTACTGGCCGCCGCAGGACACCTTCGAGTGGATGCTCGAACAGGGCATGACCTGGCACACCATGCAGGAGATCTGGGAGCGCGGCTTCCAGGAGGTGATGCGCGACGCGGTGGCCGAGGCGCTCGCCAAGGCCGACAAGCTCTACGTCTCCGTGGACATCGACGTCCTCGATCCCGCCCACGCCCCCGGCACCGGGACCCCGGAACCGGGCGGCATCACCAGCGCGGACCTACTCCGGATGGTCCGGCGGCTCTGTTACGAGCACGATGTGGCGGGTGTCGACGTCGTCGAGGTCGCACCGGCCTACGACCACGCCGAACTGACCGTCAACGCCGCGCACCGGGTGGTGTTCGAAGCGCTGGCCGGGATGGCGGCCCGCAGGCGCGACGCCGCGGGTGCCCAGCCCGGTCCGCCCGCCCGGTGA
- a CDS encoding DUF5994 family protein, with protein sequence MTGASSMTPSDPASPGSGRLTICDRAQIPGAVDGAWWPRSADLGDELPDLVAVLSRLIGPIRRVVYDPSSWKSAPSRVIHRNHAVAVDAYRLVANDTIYLVGSHSRDALLYVIGAHVPPPAARSVLDTVDGGRESIGVALLRRLTHREPAAAGERQDDTAL encoded by the coding sequence GTGACGGGAGCGTCTTCGATGACGCCCAGCGATCCGGCTTCACCCGGTTCCGGCCGGTTGACCATATGTGACAGGGCGCAGATTCCCGGTGCGGTGGACGGCGCCTGGTGGCCGCGCAGCGCGGACCTCGGCGACGAACTCCCCGACCTGGTCGCGGTGCTCAGCCGGCTCATCGGACCGATCCGTCGCGTGGTGTACGACCCCTCCTCGTGGAAGTCGGCCCCCAGCCGGGTCATCCACCGCAACCACGCCGTGGCCGTCGACGCCTACCGGCTCGTCGCCAACGACACGATCTACCTCGTCGGCTCGCATTCCAGGGATGCGCTGCTCTACGTGATCGGAGCGCACGTACCGCCCCCGGCGGCGCGCTCGGTCCTCGACACCGTCGACGGTGGGCGGGAGTCGATCGGAGTCGCGCTGCTACGGCGGCTGACCCACCGGGAACCCGCCGCCGCCGGCGAACGTCAGGACGACACCGCCTTGTGA
- a CDS encoding sterol desaturase family protein — protein sequence MTTHHASRPARRAFTLADAAREFRRHPSPRLIAGTLVAATCARLAVGDWQATDILVPVAMVAVFPLVEWVVHVCILHWRPRRIGRLRVDPLLARKHREHHVDPRVVSLIFIPWQALMWVLPVALAVALLAFPRLGMGLTFLVSLTVLGLVYEWCHYLIHSDYRPKTTAYRAIWRNHRQHHFKNEHYWFTVTSAGTADRVLGTCPDPAAVATSPTAKNLHATPGR from the coding sequence ATGACCACCCACCACGCATCCCGGCCCGCCCGCCGGGCGTTCACGCTGGCCGACGCCGCGCGCGAATTCCGGCGGCACCCCTCGCCCCGGCTGATCGCGGGCACCCTCGTCGCCGCCACCTGCGCCCGCCTGGCCGTGGGCGACTGGCAAGCCACCGACATCCTCGTCCCGGTCGCCATGGTGGCGGTCTTCCCGCTCGTGGAATGGGTCGTGCACGTGTGCATCCTGCATTGGCGGCCGCGACGGATCGGCCGGCTGCGGGTGGACCCGCTGCTCGCGCGCAAACACCGCGAACACCACGTCGACCCCCGCGTCGTCTCGCTGATCTTCATCCCATGGCAGGCGCTGATGTGGGTGCTCCCGGTCGCGCTGGCGGTGGCGCTGCTCGCGTTCCCGCGCCTCGGCATGGGCCTGACGTTCCTGGTGTCCCTGACGGTGCTGGGCCTGGTCTACGAATGGTGCCACTATCTGATCCACAGCGATTACAGGCCGAAGACCACCGCGTACCGCGCGATCTGGCGCAACCACCGGCAGCACCACTTCAAGAACGAGCACTACTGGTTCACGGTGACCAGCGCCGGCACCGCCGACCGGGTGCTCGGCACCTGTCCCGATCCCGCCGCGGTCGCCACGTCACCGACCGCGAAGAACCTGCACGCTACGCCTGGACGATGA
- a CDS encoding threonine ammonia-lyase: MQLVSIDDIRAAAARIRDDVLRTPLIPAAWAGTLWLKPENLQAIGAFKVRGAFNAIARLDPAVRARGVVAYSSGNHAQAVAYAAARYGISAHIVMPEETPRIKVDATRAHGADVVLCAAGRREAVAAEVVERTGAVLVPPFDHPDIIAGQGTAGLEIAEDLPDVEHVFIPVSGGGLASGIGTAIKALCPGARVYGVEPELAGDTAEGLRHGHRVDWSIEDRNRTIADGLRSQPSDLTFAHLQRVLDDTVTVTEDEIRSAVRDLALRAHLVSEPSGAVALAGYRRVAPTGRAVAVVSGGNIESALLREILAG, from the coding sequence GTGCAACTCGTCTCGATCGACGACATCCGCGCGGCGGCCGCACGTATCCGCGACGACGTCCTGCGGACCCCGCTGATCCCCGCGGCCTGGGCCGGAACGCTGTGGCTCAAACCCGAGAACCTGCAAGCCATCGGGGCGTTCAAGGTTCGTGGCGCGTTCAACGCGATCGCCCGACTGGATCCGGCTGTCCGGGCCCGCGGCGTGGTGGCGTACTCCAGTGGCAACCACGCTCAGGCCGTCGCGTACGCGGCCGCCCGGTACGGCATCTCGGCGCACATCGTGATGCCCGAGGAGACGCCGCGGATCAAGGTCGACGCGACCCGCGCGCACGGCGCCGACGTGGTGCTGTGCGCCGCCGGCCGGCGGGAGGCGGTCGCCGCCGAGGTCGTCGAGCGCACCGGCGCGGTGCTCGTCCCGCCCTTCGACCACCCCGACATCATCGCCGGCCAGGGGACAGCGGGGCTGGAGATCGCCGAGGACCTGCCCGACGTCGAGCACGTCTTCATCCCGGTGAGTGGCGGAGGGCTGGCCTCCGGCATCGGCACGGCGATCAAGGCGCTGTGCCCGGGTGCGAGGGTGTACGGGGTGGAGCCGGAACTGGCGGGCGATACGGCCGAGGGTCTGCGGCATGGGCACCGCGTGGACTGGTCGATCGAAGACCGCAACCGCACCATCGCCGACGGCTTGCGCTCGCAGCCGTCGGACCTGACGTTCGCGCACCTGCAGCGGGTGCTCGACGACACCGTCACCGTCACCGAGGACGAGATCCGTTCGGCCGTGCGTGATCTGGCGCTTCGGGCCCATCTGGTCAGCGAGCCCAGCGGGGCGGTGGCGCTGGCCGGCTACCGCCGGGTGGCACCCACCGGCCGGGCCGTGGCGGTGGTGTCGGGCGGCAACATCGAGAGCGCCCTGCTGCGGGAGATCCTCGCGGGCTGA